A portion of the Bubalus kerabau isolate K-KA32 ecotype Philippines breed swamp buffalo chromosome 1, PCC_UOA_SB_1v2, whole genome shotgun sequence genome contains these proteins:
- the LOC129641791 gene encoding endogenous retrovirus group K member 8 Env polyprotein-like produces the protein MSQPLGYRVSRPPRPRKRKGPPLPSLPTPARETPLTSEQLTSGIPDEQGMDPPTKQMSQLHIQDIAPPDPLSHKRGSGRLTQATRNASIPTWGQIKTLCHQARGITSLQGSPTSPEKMFIAMLALLSCQISTSSPASEKYWAYFPDPPTFQVVTWNNDPLRVHTNQPQLLGGSYTSYTTDEYPINFYFTFRGLADDLPVCFNFPSDIESFIIPPKEGCVRASKKAVLTHSPASGIEHRGRLALWVLQAHMPGALDPHEFIFHRPPPGYPSCYNTEPSDAVWNTIDDRTGYPIWKSCTYRLRADYRIPGRGNYMIQDWSNSDLGRSPLPLDDFPSRFYNWKKDFISWPLSITRWHNNRFVSPILSYTTKNKTSWQPEIWRALAATAPISLFRPNSNSTYSVLACVPSPYVFLFTNDSKRLNVHMNYSGGPNIVTCEQCMLSSCLTPQYNVCSFVVSKRPPYLIIPVSVHSYWYDNYGLAVLQQLQDLMRTRRFVGLLILGIAALISAITSVTVAAISLTQQVHTAQYVDSMSKNVSLALATQEAIDKKLEMRVDALEEAVIHIGTELQALKVKMALSCHADYRWICVTPLKVNETDFEWEKIKNHISGIWNSSDIGLDLGKLHNQIATMEHSRLDFTAAGTANDFFHTFSNYISGKNMLSTFHSYATVAVLILLLIIILPCIVSILRQSIQRLATELHLAVLRNKKGGDAGSRRETFHS, from the coding sequence ATGTCTCAGCCTCTCGGATACCGGGTTTCACGGCCGCCGCGACCCCGAAAGAGGAAAGGGCCTCCTCTGCCTTCGCTCCCCACGCCAGCACGGGAAACACCACTGACATCGGAGCAACTGACATCAGGGATCCCGGATGAGCAGGGAATGGATCCGCCCACCAAACAGATGTCTCAACTTCACATACAGGATATCGCTCCCCCCGATCCTTTGTCTCACAAGAGGGGGTCAGGCCGCCTGACTCAGGCGACCcggaatgcctccatacctacttggggacaaataaaaacaCTCTGCCATCAGGCACGGGGAATAACCTCTTTGCAGGGCTCTCCAACCTCCCCCGAGAAGATGTTTATTGCTATGCTTGCCTTATTATCTTGCCAGATAAGCACCTCCTCCCCTGCTTCTGAAAAGTATTGGGCCTACTTCCCAGATCCTCCAACCTTTCAAGTTGTTACCTGGAACAATGACCCCCTACGGGTCCACACAAACCAGCCTCAGTTACTGGGAGGGTCATATACTTCTTATACCACAGACGAATATcctattaatttctattttacctTCAGGGGATTAGCAGACGACCTTCCTGTTTGCTTTAACTTTCCCAGTGATATAGAAAGCTTTATTATTCCCCCTAAAGAAGGCTGTGTCAGAGCCTCTAAAAAGGCAGTTCTGACTCATTCTCCAGCCTCAGGTATTGAACATAGAGGGCGTCTAGCGCTTTGGGTCTTACAGGCTCATATGCCCGGGGCCCTTGATCCCCACGAATTTATATTCCATAGACCCCCTCCTGGATATCCAAGTTGTTATAATACTGAGCCTTCAGATGCCGTATGGAACACCATAGATGATCGTACAGGGTATCCGATTTGGAAATCTTGTACTTATCGTTTAAGAGCTGATTATAGAATACCGGGAAGAGGGAATTACATGATTCAAGACTGGAGTAACTCAGACCTAGGTAGGAGCCCATTGCCCCTTGATGACTTTCCCAGCAGATTTTATAATTGgaagaaagattttatttcctgGCCATTAAGCATTACTAGATGGCATAATAATCGATTTGTGTCACCCATATTGTCTTATACTACTAAGAACAAAACTTCTTGGCAACCAGAAATTTGGAGGGCCCTTGCTGCCACTGCTCCCATTTCCTTATTCCGTCCAAATagcaattctacttattctgttttagcttgtgtACCCTcaccttatgtttttctctttactaatgactccaaaagattaaatgtacacatgaattattcaggtggacctaatatagtaacttgtgaacaatgtatgctttcatcttgtttgaccccccaatataatgtttgttcttttgttgtgtcgaaacgcccaccctatctcataatacctgtgtctgtgcattcttattggtatgataattacggtttggctgtattacaacaactgcaggatttaatgcgaacccgacggtttgtgggcttacttatcttgggaatagcagctttgataagtgcaatcacttctgttactgtggcagcaatatcattgactcaacaagtacatactgctcaatatgttgattctatgtccaaaaatgtttccttagcattggcaacacaggaagctatagacaagaagttagaaatgagggtagacgccctagaggaagcagtaatacatattgggactgaattgcaggctttaaaggtgaaaatggcattgtcctgtcatgctgactatcggtggatatgtgtaacacccctgaaagtaaatgagacagattttgaatgggaaaagattaaaaaccatatttcaggtatctggaacagctctgacattggtctagacttagggaaacttcacaatcaaatagcaaccatggaacactcccgattagattttactgccgctggaacagcaaatgatttcttccatactttctctaactacatttcaggaaaaaatatgctgtctaccttccatAGCTATGCTacggtggctgttttaattctgcttctcataatcattcttccttgtattgtcagtattcttcggcagagcattcagaggctcgcgactgagctacatctggctgttttaagaaataaaaaagggggagatgccgggagccggcgagagacattccactcgtga